In one Thioclava sp. ES.031 genomic region, the following are encoded:
- the purQ gene encoding phosphoribosylformylglycinamidine synthase subunit PurQ, producing MKAAVITFPGSNCDRDLSMAFAAAGADVVKVWHKETALPEGIDIIGVPGGFSYGDYLRCGAIASRSPIGQAVADFAGKGGYVIGICNGFQVLTEMRLLPGALMRNAGLKFVSKPLALRVATTDSAYTSGYEAGQEIVIPVAHHDGNYQIDPEGLARIEGEDRVAFRYVENPNGSVDDIAGVLSENRRVLGMMPHPERAIEAAQGGADGAALFRALSGMLATA from the coding sequence ATGAAAGCCGCCGTCATCACCTTCCCCGGATCGAATTGCGACCGCGACCTGAGCATGGCCTTCGCGGCAGCCGGGGCGGATGTCGTCAAGGTCTGGCACAAGGAAACCGCATTGCCCGAAGGCATCGACATCATCGGTGTGCCGGGCGGGTTCTCCTATGGCGATTATCTGCGCTGCGGCGCGATCGCCTCGCGCTCGCCCATCGGGCAGGCGGTGGCCGATTTCGCAGGCAAGGGCGGCTATGTCATCGGCATCTGCAACGGTTTTCAGGTGCTCACCGAGATGCGGCTGCTGCCGGGCGCGCTGATGCGCAATGCGGGGCTGAAATTCGTCTCGAAACCGCTGGCGCTGCGCGTCGCCACGACCGACAGCGCCTATACCTCGGGCTATGAGGCGGGGCAGGAGATCGTGATCCCGGTCGCCCACCATGACGGCAATTACCAGATCGACCCCGAAGGCCTTGCCCGCATCGAGGGCGAGGACCGCGTGGCGTTCCGCTATGTCGAGAACCCCAACGGCTCCGTCGACGATATCGCGGGCGTGCTGAGCGAGAACCGCCGGGTGCTGGGCATGATGCCTCACCCCGAGCGCGCGATCGAGGCTGCGCAGGGTGGCGCCGATGGGGCGGCGCTTTTCCGCGCGTTGAGCGGGATGCTGGCAACCGCCTGA
- a CDS encoding ATP-binding protein — protein MARSPRARWLLRVAVVLILALAGAVMWITNQWLTQRFTETTRVRTELRLALYTGNIMSELQRTSVVPLLLARDPELTQALDTTDYSTASAQLITAKKEVAVASIRLLDMQGRVVASTNRTQIGTPFPNAPFFVDATRSRGTIFSLNEPEAGGTEFDYSRAVIQNNKPVGVIVVEADLSKFERAWAGISDALAVVDSEGKIILTTEPRWRGVTMSEALAARSAPSAIERALQATADWANDAPDAYLKGRAVMRTEARIPFRGWKMIAFTSYDSVRERVNAVLALEIMGFAILLALVFYALSRRARRQSQELRAESAELRQLNTRLSREIAEREKAQQDLAVAEQTIAQSSKLAALGEMSAAVSHELNQPLAAMKTYLAGAKLLLQRARVEEALSSFQRIDDLIGRMGAITRQLKSYARKGGEAFEPVDLRVALSEALSMMEPQLKIRKLHISRTMPRSPVMVMADRIRLEQVIINLLRNALDATKSVEEPQVELLLTSGETAVLSVRDNGPGISDLDKLFEPFWTTKKPGEGTGLGLAISSSIISDFGGRLTAHNSESGGAVFEVQLPLLADKNRAIKAAE, from the coding sequence ATGGCGCGCTCGCCACGCGCCCGTTGGCTGCTGCGTGTCGCCGTGGTGCTGATCCTCGCGCTGGCGGGGGCGGTGATGTGGATCACCAACCAGTGGCTGACCCAGCGTTTCACCGAGACGACGCGCGTGCGCACCGAGCTGCGGCTTGCGCTTTACACCGGCAACATCATGTCGGAGCTGCAGCGGACATCCGTTGTGCCGCTGTTGCTCGCGCGCGATCCGGAGCTGACGCAAGCCCTTGATACAACGGATTATTCCACCGCATCGGCGCAGCTGATCACGGCCAAGAAAGAGGTCGCGGTGGCCTCGATCCGGCTGTTGGACATGCAGGGCCGGGTGGTGGCATCGACCAATCGCACGCAGATCGGCACGCCCTTCCCGAATGCGCCCTTCTTCGTCGATGCGACCCGCTCGCGCGGGACGATCTTCTCGCTCAACGAGCCCGAGGCGGGCGGCACCGAGTTCGATTATTCGCGGGCCGTCATCCAGAACAACAAGCCCGTCGGCGTGATCGTGGTCGAGGCGGATCTGTCGAAATTCGAGCGTGCCTGGGCCGGGATTTCCGATGCGCTGGCCGTGGTCGACAGCGAGGGTAAAATCATCCTGACGACCGAGCCGCGCTGGCGCGGGGTGACGATGTCGGAGGCGCTGGCCGCGCGGTCTGCTCCTTCCGCGATCGAGCGCGCGCTGCAGGCGACTGCGGACTGGGCCAATGACGCGCCGGACGCTTATCTCAAGGGCCGCGCGGTGATGCGCACCGAGGCGCGCATCCCCTTCCGCGGCTGGAAGATGATCGCCTTTACCAGCTACGACTCCGTGCGCGAGCGCGTGAATGCGGTGCTCGCGCTCGAGATCATGGGTTTTGCGATCCTGCTGGCGTTGGTCTTCTATGCGCTGTCGCGGCGCGCACGGCGGCAAAGTCAGGAATTGCGCGCGGAATCGGCGGAGCTGCGGCAGCTCAACACCCGGCTGAGCCGCGAGATCGCCGAGCGCGAGAAGGCGCAGCAGGATCTGGCCGTGGCCGAACAGACGATCGCGCAAAGCTCGAAACTTGCGGCTTTGGGGGAGATGTCGGCGGCGGTGAGCCACGAATTGAACCAGCCCCTGGCCGCGATGAAGACCTATCTGGCCGGCGCGAAACTCCTGCTGCAGCGCGCCCGGGTCGAGGAGGCGCTGTCGTCCTTCCAGCGCATCGACGACCTGATCGGCCGGATGGGCGCGATCACGCGGCAGCTGAAATCCTATGCCCGCAAGGGCGGTGAGGCCTTCGAGCCGGTGGACCTGCGGGTGGCGCTGTCGGAAGCGCTCTCGATGATGGAGCCGCAGCTGAAAATTCGCAAATTGCACATCTCGCGCACCATGCCGCGCAGCCCTGTCATGGTGATGGCAGACCGCATCCGGCTGGAGCAGGTCATCATCAACCTGTTGCGAAATGCACTCGACGCCACCAAGTCGGTTGAGGAACCGCAAGTGGAGTTGTTGCTTACCTCGGGTGAGACGGCCGTGCTGAGCGTGCGTGATAACGGTCCCGGAATTTCGGATCTCGACAAGCTGTTCGAGCCGTTCTGGACCACGAAGAAGCCGGGGGAAGGGACGGGGCTGGGCCTTGCGATCTCGTCCTCCATCATCAGTGATTTCGGGGGTCGCCTGACCGCCCATAATTCCGAAAGCGGGGGAGCCGTCTTTGAAGTGCAGCTGCCCCTCCTGGCGGACAAGAACAGGGCCATAAAGGCCGCGGAGTAA